TGGCACGCTTCCTTCCACATGGTGAACTGAGCGAAGCCGAACTGACCCAGACCCTCGTCAAAGCTGCCCAAAAGGCAGGTCTGGACGACGGCGAGATTCTGCCCACCATCCGCAGCGGGATCAAGAAAGGAACTCAGGACCCGGCTGACCCGGAACGTTTTGACCAGGAGGAGCAAGAGAAGCAGGAAAAACGACTCGCAAAGCCAAGCGCGAAACGCCCAGCCCCACAGCAGACGGGACCTGCGAAGGGCGGGCAGCACCAGATGCCGGTCCTGCCCGAGGCTGCGCAACAGGGCGGTCCCATGGAGGGCGGAGAGGAGGGTTCTGCGACAGCGCATATCACGTTGTCCTGTTGCGGTGATTTGCCCCCAGCAGAAGAACTTCCGGACCCAGAGGGCGAGGGCAGCACCTACAGCGATGCCCAGCTGCTGGCGTTGTTGGGCCTCAGTTGGCCGGTGACGGCCATCAACAGCGACAAGGCCCATGCCCACCGGCTGCACGACAACGCGCGGGGTGACTTGGCCTTCGTGCCCGAGTTGGGCGGTTACGTGGCCTGGAACGGGCAGCAGTGGCTGAGCGGCGGCAAACATGGAGCAGGTCAGGTGAGGGCGCGGCAGTTCGCACAAGACTTGGGCATCAGCATGAAATGGGAAATCGAACGCCTGCTGACGCTGTACGGCATAGCGGACCTGGCCACCAAACGTCTGGCCGCTGAACACGGCGTGGATGCCCGCGAAGTGAAAGTCATGGAGCGTCGCGCAGACGCCCTCCTCAAGGCATACAACATGCATATTCGCGCGGCCAAGGCCACGGAAGCCGACAAACGTCAACAGGCCATTCTTAACAGTGCCCAAACGTTGCATGTCAAAGACGTATGCGACTTCGAATCGCGCCCATGGGTGATTGGCTTTCCGAATGGCACCTGGGAGCGGGGCGAGTTCCGCCCAGCCCGCCGAGACGATCACCTGTTGACCCTGGCAGCCGTCCCGTACCTGAAAGATGCAGACCAGAGCGAATTTAAGGAGGTCCTCTACCGGATCACAGGTGGGGATGAAGACTTCGCACACACGCTGCAAGACGCGTGTGGCTACGCGATGAGCGGCGCGTCCAGCCAACGTGTGGTGCCCTGGCTCTATGGCGGACCTGGCACGGGGAAAAGCACCGTGGCTGAACTGATCGCCACGGTGCTCGGGGAAAAGGCGGTCACACTCGATCCCAAGCACCTCGCAGCCAACGCGAGCCGTGAGCGCTTGGGCGCAAGCATCTACAACAAAAGCGTCGTGGTCTGCGCAGAAGCGGGGAATGCGGGGCTGGACGCCGAGACGCTGAAAACCTTAAGCGGGGGTGACCGGCTCAGCGTGCGCATGTTGTACGCCGAAGCATTTACGGCGCGCCCCTCCCACGCCCTTTTCATGGTGGCCAACGATCCACCACGGGTAGACGCTTACGACGACGCACTCAAAGCTCGCGTACTGGCAATGCCTTTCTGCCATCCACTGAATGTGGGGGGGCCACTGCTGAAGGGCAAGCGCTTAGAAGAGGTTCGCCAGGACCCCACCAGCGCCCTAGTTCAGGGGTTCGTTGCCTGGGCCATTGAGGGCGCAGAGCGGGTGTACCGAACCGGGAAGATCCACAGGGCCGCAGTCTGTCAGGAGGCGACCCGGGCCTTTTGGAACGATGTGGACCCGCTGCGTGACTTTTGGCCAAGCCTCACCCAGGAGGAGCTGAGGTGCGGGATCAGCGTGAGTGCCATGCGGCGCGCGTACGACACTTGGTGCCAGGAGAGCGGCGTCAAGCCCCTGGGAGTCCAGAAGTTCAACCGCGCCTGCAAGTCGGTAGGTCTCGACAGTTACAGCAACGGCAAGGAACGCGGCTGGCGACTGGTCAAGCCTGCCGACTTCCCCGGCGAGGTCACTCCAGACGAGATTGAGCTGACCACTTTGACAACTTTGACGGCTCCTTCTCAAAACCCTTCTCTTTCTCTCTCGCAAAGAGGAGAAAAGGCAGAAGTTTCAAAAAATGGCTCTGAAAGTGTCAAAGTGGTCAGTTGTCCCTCTACAGGCTGGCAAGGGGCAGACGTATGACGCTGGCCCGCCTGTGCGCTCAACTTGACCAGCACGGCTTGGTGCTGACCCTAACGCCAGAAGGCAGGCTCCGCCCCACAGCGAATCATCCCCCACCGGATGAGCTGCTGGTGGCGATTCGGGCCCACCGTGCCCTGCTGGTCCGCCGGCTTGAACGCGGCCAGCATCCTGATGGACGTTTGAACACGGGCGCACTGGAAGGCCAACCTGGGCGCTGCGT
The genomic region above belongs to Deinococcus humi and contains:
- a CDS encoding phage/plasmid primase, P4 family, which encodes MPFSSLSSHLGAIQLDDVQGWQKRGFNVYYGISLRIAMGRSGDAGVHPTPLLWMDLDLKIAPTYLPKGSKVEEMTPDALHVAKVQLYSEVMRRCEVLQLPPVAVVNSGHGLQILWRRKDCTSTAETEALNHTLYEHFKDLGADRSTKNAERILRLPGSLNLKNPQRPLPVGIWHLNPNQDITRSALMALTPAAVQASVQPVLAAPSVTVNSMSTGDTAGAQRAAKRRRAEVTAAVRSEAEKVATAPSGQRNNCLNVAAMKLARFLPHGELSEAELTQTLVKAAQKAGLDDGEILPTIRSGIKKGTQDPADPERFDQEEQEKQEKRLAKPSAKRPAPQQTGPAKGGQHQMPVLPEAAQQGGPMEGGEEGSATAHITLSCCGDLPPAEELPDPEGEGSTYSDAQLLALLGLSWPVTAINSDKAHAHRLHDNARGDLAFVPELGGYVAWNGQQWLSGGKHGAGQVRARQFAQDLGISMKWEIERLLTLYGIADLATKRLAAEHGVDAREVKVMERRADALLKAYNMHIRAAKATEADKRQQAILNSAQTLHVKDVCDFESRPWVIGFPNGTWERGEFRPARRDDHLLTLAAVPYLKDADQSEFKEVLYRITGGDEDFAHTLQDACGYAMSGASSQRVVPWLYGGPGTGKSTVAELIATVLGEKAVTLDPKHLAANASRERLGASIYNKSVVVCAEAGNAGLDAETLKTLSGGDRLSVRMLYAEAFTARPSHALFMVANDPPRVDAYDDALKARVLAMPFCHPLNVGGPLLKGKRLEEVRQDPTSALVQGFVAWAIEGAERVYRTGKIHRAAVCQEATRAFWNDVDPLRDFWPSLTQEELRCGISVSAMRRAYDTWCQESGVKPLGVQKFNRACKSVGLDSYSNGKERGWRLVKPADFPGEVTPDEIELTTLTTLTAPSQNPSLSLSQRGEKAEVSKNGSESVKVVSCPSTGWQGADV